From a region of the Nonlabens dokdonensis DSW-6 genome:
- a CDS encoding nuclear transport factor 2 family protein, with protein MTTKEVADQLVSYCRNNQEEKAYQELYSPEITSVEMTEPMKEVQGFEGIQKKGQWWQENFEVHGTKVSDPVVADNHFAVTFWMDTTHKPSGQRSQMNEIAVYQVKEGKIWREQFFYDTEE; from the coding sequence ATGACAACCAAAGAAGTAGCAGACCAATTAGTTTCTTATTGCCGTAACAATCAAGAAGAAAAAGCCTATCAAGAATTATACAGTCCAGAAATTACTAGTGTAGAAATGACGGAGCCTATGAAAGAAGTTCAAGGTTTTGAAGGAATCCAAAAGAAAGGGCAGTGGTGGCAAGAAAATTTTGAAGTACATGGGACAAAAGTTTCTGATCCTGTAGTAGCCGATAATCATTTTGCAGTGACATTTTGGATGGATACCACTCATAAACCTAGCGGTCAACGTTCCCAAATGAATGAGATCGCAGTGTACCAAGTTAAAGAAGGGAAAATCTGGCGAGAGCAGTTTTTCTACGATACCGAGGAGTAG
- the miaE gene encoding tRNA-(ms[2]io[6]A)-hydroxylase: MENTVSKTTLGLNLPTDPRWVDLAAMSMQDILTDHAFCEQKAASTIISIIQMHSDKPEIVEALSPVVTEEWGHFRMVLAELKKRGLTLGIQRPDQYIKELMKGKPKGTGRDQMFLDQLLICALIEARSCERFKILSQKLEEQELKDFYHQFMVAEAAHYKLFLKLAKNFFDEEKVMTRWQYWLDHEAGFLPNLEVRGDRMH; encoded by the coding sequence ATGGAAAATACTGTTTCTAAAACCACGCTAGGATTGAATTTACCTACTGATCCTCGATGGGTAGATCTTGCTGCTATGAGTATGCAAGACATACTAACTGATCATGCTTTTTGTGAACAAAAAGCGGCAAGTACAATTATTTCTATCATCCAGATGCACTCTGATAAACCAGAAATTGTGGAGGCTCTTTCTCCTGTAGTAACAGAAGAATGGGGACATTTTAGAATGGTACTGGCAGAATTGAAAAAACGCGGATTAACCTTAGGAATCCAGCGTCCAGATCAATACATCAAAGAATTGATGAAAGGAAAACCTAAAGGAACTGGTCGCGATCAGATGTTTCTAGACCAATTATTGATTTGTGCATTGATAGAAGCACGTAGCTGTGAGCGTTTTAAGATTTTGTCCCAAAAACTGGAAGAACAAGAATTAAAAGATTTTTACCACCAGTTTATGGTGGCTGAAGCTGCGCATTACAAACTCTTTTTGAAATTGGCTAAAAACTTCTTTGACGAAGAAAAAGTTATGACCAGATGGCAATACTGGCTGGATCACGAAGCTGGCTTTTTACCAAATCTGGAAGTGCGCGGTGATAGGATGCACTAG
- a CDS encoding IS1096 element passenger TnpR family protein gives MIYRLRVLLDASVDCFRDIEIEDNATLEEFHNVIVQAFQLPGDEMASFYASDEEWNQGEEYCLFDMSGGMSPVKKMADTLMENAMSKKKTRMIYIYDFLSLWTFSVELADVVAPVSGTAYPQVIFSVGELPDSAPDKEFEADPRFHDDGEEEYRGDIDDGDDEFYDDESFDENDLY, from the coding sequence ATGATCTATAGATTAAGAGTTCTTCTGGATGCCAGTGTGGACTGTTTTAGAGATATTGAAATAGAAGACAACGCTACTCTAGAAGAGTTTCATAATGTTATTGTGCAGGCATTTCAGTTGCCTGGAGATGAGATGGCGAGCTTTTATGCCAGTGATGAAGAATGGAATCAAGGTGAAGAATACTGCCTTTTTGATATGAGCGGCGGCATGTCACCTGTTAAAAAAATGGCCGATACGCTCATGGAAAACGCCATGAGTAAAAAGAAAACCAGAATGATCTACATTTATGACTTCTTGAGTCTGTGGACATTCTCCGTAGAGCTTGCAGATGTGGTAGCACCAGTTTCTGGTACTGCTTATCCACAAGTGATTTTTTCTGTCGGTGAATTACCAGACAGTGCTCCAGACAAGGAGTTTGAAGCAGATCCTCGTTTTCATGATGATGGTGAAGAAGAGTATCGCGGTGATATAGATGACGGCGATGATGAATTTTATGATGATGAATCCTTTGATGAAAATGACCTCTACTAG
- a CDS encoding ABC transporter ATP-binding protein, with the protein METILEINQLHKNYGALTAVDRISFQIKKGHVYGILGPNGSGKSTTLGMVLNVVNPTSGDYTWFEGNTSNHDALKRIGAIIERPNFYPSMSAVQNLELVCKIKNIDPSKIEEKLTVVDLLSRKHSPFKTYSLGMKQRLAIASALLNDPEILILDEPTNGLDPKGIRQIRDIIQQIASNGTTILLASHLLDEVEKVCTDVVVLRNGKMLYSGPVGEMNRNHGSIFIDAANRDALHEFLKDKPYAGSITKHDDGLEVKLYEDVDNAQINKDAFESGIILSKLLHKKQSLEDQFIELTNQN; encoded by the coding sequence ATGGAAACCATCCTTGAAATTAATCAACTTCATAAAAATTACGGCGCGCTTACTGCGGTAGATCGTATTTCATTTCAAATCAAGAAAGGCCATGTTTATGGTATTCTAGGTCCTAATGGTAGTGGTAAATCTACCACACTGGGCATGGTACTCAATGTCGTGAATCCCACTAGTGGTGATTATACTTGGTTTGAAGGCAATACTTCAAATCACGATGCGCTTAAAAGAATAGGTGCAATTATCGAGCGACCTAATTTTTATCCTAGTATGAGTGCGGTACAAAATCTAGAATTGGTTTGTAAGATTAAAAATATTGATCCTTCAAAAATTGAAGAAAAACTGACTGTTGTAGACTTGCTTTCGCGAAAGCATTCTCCTTTTAAAACTTATTCACTCGGGATGAAACAAAGGCTTGCGATTGCCAGCGCATTGCTTAATGATCCCGAAATTTTAATTCTAGACGAACCGACCAATGGACTTGATCCTAAAGGAATACGACAGATAAGAGATATTATTCAACAAATTGCATCTAATGGAACTACTATTTTACTTGCGTCTCATTTACTTGATGAAGTAGAAAAGGTGTGTACGGATGTTGTGGTTCTTAGAAATGGGAAAATGCTATATTCTGGTCCAGTAGGAGAAATGAATAGAAATCATGGCTCCATTTTTATAGATGCTGCAAATAGAGATGCGTTACATGAATTTCTCAAAGACAAGCCTTATGCCGGCTCTATAACAAAGCATGATGATGGTCTGGAAGTGAAACTTTATGAAGATGTAGATAATGCTCAAATCAATAAAGATGCTTTTGAAAGTGGCATAATTCTAAGCAAGCTTTTACATAAAAAGCAGAGTCTTGAAGACCAATTTATTGAATTAACTAACCAAAATTAA
- a CDS encoding T9SS type B sorting domain-containing protein: MQKKNIFPILLLTAFLSLSYSVNAQLQASNWYFGFNAGINFDPSTGAVTALTDGQVSTNEGCASISDDNGQLLFYTDGTVVFDRSHQIMQNGQGLRGNPSSTQSAIIIPKPQDANIYYIFTVDLPSFGGAEGVHYYEVDMTLNNGFGAVTTSIANPPLLVAEAAEKLSAINHATNDEILVTTFANSTGFGSYDSFHTFTVGPTGVNPTPVISANVATPIAQGGGRRGNLKFSPDGRFLVSCNMSRNTGAGSYIYDFDPNTGIVSNERQLLMQSPNNNGYGVEFSPDGNLLYITATNDASSNLPSDHTSTLYQFALTARNLGGTTLTGIDVDTRQGYRGSLQLGIDGKIYRALADTYDIGRPFLGVINNPNVIGPGCNYQHDAIPLAGRSSTQGLPPFIQSFFALIEVENFCEGDGTLFSFQSDTPPDAILWEFGDGTTSTLESPTHIYANAGTYNVVLSLTTGGSTRVYRTTVEIYESPVANTINPIAACDENQDGRETYDLQNTATVQILGAQDPNAFVVDYFTNQTDADSNVNPITIPYQSSNAQETLVARIYNRSNEDCYETTSFDIELFEQPIANPVTDLEACDDDFDGIVNFNLDAQTSTILGSQNPSDFTVSYHTSQNDADLGASDLPLSYDNTTPFRETIFVRVENNQQAVCADTSLSFDLVVNPKPVANDFDAFQCDEDGVADGRTVFSFMSFDNAISNNATNVTVSYFINQSNADNNTNPLDNTNYTNLTPLQTIIARVTDNTTGCFNTSTVTLSVSASDAQNSSLSLCDNDGTEDGFTEFTLSNANADVLISAPSNVTVSYYESLNDALTEQNTLPDLYTNTIAGNQTVFARAESPDGNCFGISEVALTVNDLPVIETSEFFDYCGNNPQALTLDSGLITGTPSDYTYLWNTGETTESIMVTTGGDYEVTVSNLEGCSRLRRINVIISEPATITSIDTINAGTSSFGSATINVTGLGDYEYRLDPLDPYQDSPSFENLAPGFYTAYVRDRNGCGTTTQDFSIVGYPRFFTPNNDGFNDYWQLLGVSVVFEPNSEIFIFDRFGKLLKQVSPQGPGWDGTYNGSPLPSSDYWFKATLMDGTEFSSHFSLKR; encoded by the coding sequence ATGCAGAAAAAGAATATCTTCCCAATCCTTCTATTAACGGCTTTTTTATCTCTGAGCTATAGTGTTAACGCTCAATTACAAGCTTCTAATTGGTATTTTGGTTTTAATGCTGGGATTAATTTTGATCCATCTACCGGTGCAGTCACCGCTCTTACAGACGGTCAAGTATCGACTAATGAAGGTTGTGCCTCTATATCTGATGATAATGGGCAACTTCTATTTTATACAGATGGAACAGTTGTCTTTGATCGCTCGCATCAGATTATGCAAAATGGACAAGGCCTAAGAGGAAATCCCTCAAGTACACAGAGTGCTATCATCATCCCTAAGCCTCAAGATGCTAATATTTATTATATTTTCACGGTAGATCTTCCCTCTTTTGGCGGTGCTGAAGGAGTGCATTATTATGAGGTTGATATGACACTCAATAACGGATTTGGAGCTGTAACAACAAGTATCGCAAATCCACCGCTACTCGTAGCTGAGGCTGCTGAGAAATTATCTGCAATTAATCATGCAACTAATGATGAGATTCTAGTCACCACCTTTGCAAATAGTACTGGCTTTGGAAGCTATGACTCATTCCACACTTTTACAGTAGGACCTACAGGAGTAAATCCTACTCCAGTGATTTCAGCAAATGTTGCTACACCTATCGCTCAAGGCGGAGGAAGAAGAGGGAATTTAAAATTTTCACCAGATGGAAGGTTTTTAGTATCCTGTAATATGTCTAGAAATACTGGAGCAGGTAGCTACATCTATGATTTTGATCCTAATACAGGAATTGTTTCAAACGAAAGGCAATTGTTGATGCAGTCACCCAACAATAATGGTTATGGTGTGGAGTTTTCACCAGACGGTAATTTGTTATACATCACCGCTACAAATGATGCCAGTAGTAATTTACCTTCTGACCATACCAGCACGTTATATCAGTTTGCTTTAACAGCTAGAAATTTAGGAGGAACGACTTTAACTGGAATAGACGTTGACACTAGACAAGGATATAGAGGTTCTTTGCAATTAGGAATAGACGGTAAAATATATAGAGCTTTAGCCGATACTTATGATATAGGTAGACCTTTTTTAGGTGTTATCAACAATCCTAACGTCATAGGACCTGGATGCAATTATCAACATGATGCAATTCCATTAGCTGGTAGATCTTCCACCCAAGGTTTACCGCCTTTCATCCAGAGTTTCTTTGCTTTAATAGAAGTTGAAAATTTTTGTGAAGGAGATGGAACTTTATTTTCATTTCAATCTGATACTCCACCAGATGCAATATTATGGGAATTTGGGGATGGTACTACGTCCACACTCGAGAGTCCTACACATATATATGCAAATGCTGGAACTTATAATGTCGTTTTATCCTTAACAACTGGCGGTAGTACAAGAGTGTATCGTACTACTGTAGAAATATATGAATCACCAGTTGCAAATACAATTAATCCAATTGCAGCATGTGATGAAAATCAAGATGGTAGAGAAACTTACGATCTTCAAAATACAGCTACGGTTCAAATTTTAGGAGCTCAAGATCCTAACGCATTTGTCGTAGATTACTTTACAAATCAGACAGATGCAGATAGTAATGTTAATCCTATTACCATCCCATATCAATCTAGTAATGCTCAAGAAACATTAGTTGCTAGAATTTATAATAGAAGTAACGAAGATTGTTATGAAACCACAAGCTTTGATATTGAATTATTTGAACAACCTATTGCTAATCCAGTGACCGATCTAGAAGCTTGTGATGATGATTTTGATGGAATCGTTAATTTCAATTTAGATGCTCAAACAAGTACTATTTTAGGATCACAAAACCCTAGTGATTTTACAGTAAGCTACCACACTTCTCAAAACGATGCAGACTTAGGTGCAAGTGATTTACCGTTGAGCTATGACAATACAACTCCATTCCGTGAGACTATTTTTGTACGTGTAGAAAATAATCAACAAGCAGTATGTGCAGATACAAGTTTATCTTTTGATCTTGTTGTGAACCCAAAACCTGTTGCCAACGATTTTGATGCTTTCCAGTGTGATGAGGATGGCGTTGCAGATGGTAGAACTGTTTTCAGTTTTATGAGTTTTGATAATGCGATAAGCAATAACGCAACAAACGTTACCGTATCCTACTTCATCAATCAATCTAATGCAGATAATAATACCAACCCTTTAGATAATACCAATTATACAAATCTTACACCGCTTCAGACTATCATTGCCAGAGTTACTGATAATACGACAGGATGTTTCAACACTTCTACAGTTACTTTATCAGTAAGTGCGAGCGATGCTCAAAATTCTAGTTTATCCTTATGTGATAACGACGGAACCGAAGATGGGTTTACTGAATTTACCCTTTCAAATGCAAATGCAGATGTTTTAATCAGCGCACCATCAAATGTTACGGTAAGTTATTATGAATCATTGAATGATGCTTTAACAGAGCAAAACACACTTCCTGATTTATATACCAATACTATTGCAGGCAATCAAACTGTCTTTGCCAGAGCAGAGTCTCCAGACGGAAACTGTTTTGGAATAAGTGAAGTAGCTTTAACGGTAAACGACTTACCTGTTATTGAAACTTCCGAGTTTTTTGATTACTGTGGAAATAATCCGCAAGCCTTGACTTTAGACAGCGGTCTTATTACAGGTACTCCATCAGACTACACCTATTTATGGAACACAGGTGAAACAACAGAATCCATTATGGTAACAACAGGTGGTGATTATGAAGTAACCGTTTCAAATTTAGAAGGCTGTTCAAGATTAAGAAGAATTAACGTTATCATAAGTGAACCAGCTACTATCACAAGTATTGATACTATAAATGCAGGAACAAGTTCATTTGGATCAGCAACTATAAATGTTACTGGACTTGGTGATTATGAATACCGCCTTGATCCACTAGATCCATATCAAGATAGTCCATCATTTGAAAATCTAGCTCCAGGCTTTTATACCGCTTATGTAAGAGATAGAAATGGATGTGGTACTACCACACAAGATTTTAGTATTGTAGGATATCCTAGATTTTTTACTCCTAATAATGATGGCTTTAACGATTACTGGCAACTTTTAGGCGTGTCAGTGGTATTTGAACCCAATTCTGAAATATTTATTTTTGACCGATTTGGTAAGTTGCTCAAACAAGTTTCACCACAAGGCCCAGGTTGGGATGGCACCTATAATGGCTCACCTCTACCTTCCAGTGACTATTGGTTTAAAGCTACCTTGATGGATGGAACTGAATTTTCTTCCCATTTTTCATTAAAAAGATAA
- a CDS encoding COX15/CtaA family protein has protein sequence MNQNIKNFFSESRYRWWLMASVIIIYLIIVAGAVVRMTGSGMGCPDWPKCFGYLIPPTEQSQIEFSPETPYKEGMVIIVDEELRVAKEDFFTGKTFNEENWEPYTKHDYSVFNVYHTWTEYINRLIGALGGLVVFIMFIFSLRYIKKRPKLTILSFVSVISMGVQAVIGKIVVDTNLSPALITFHMIAALLIVGLLIYLLHEVKPIDYRYKSNKTMVNAAAGLIVLTLIQVVMGTQVRQYIDEQVDLFGYPLSSAWLENGPLVFLIHRSYSILLVVLHGWFIYKAVHTFHHPKRSYTILAVLFVITILSGVFMNYLDFPFGSQAVHLVIASLILGMQFYLWMRLRVALK, from the coding sequence ATGAATCAAAATATAAAAAACTTCTTTTCAGAATCGCGTTACCGATGGTGGCTAATGGCTAGTGTGATTATAATTTATTTGATTATCGTTGCTGGCGCGGTGGTACGTATGACAGGAAGTGGTATGGGATGTCCAGACTGGCCTAAGTGTTTTGGATATTTGATTCCGCCTACGGAGCAATCCCAAATTGAGTTTTCTCCAGAAACTCCTTATAAAGAAGGAATGGTGATTATAGTCGATGAAGAATTGCGCGTAGCAAAAGAAGACTTCTTTACAGGAAAAACTTTTAATGAAGAAAATTGGGAACCATACACTAAACACGATTACTCGGTTTTTAATGTATACCATACTTGGACGGAATATATCAATAGGCTGATCGGTGCTTTAGGTGGTCTAGTTGTTTTTATCATGTTTATATTCTCCCTGAGATATATCAAGAAAAGACCTAAGCTTACCATTCTTAGTTTTGTTTCGGTTATTTCTATGGGAGTTCAAGCCGTGATCGGTAAAATAGTAGTGGATACTAACCTATCGCCAGCGCTGATCACTTTTCACATGATTGCTGCATTATTGATCGTAGGATTATTGATTTATTTGCTTCATGAAGTGAAACCTATCGATTACCGCTATAAGAGCAACAAAACTATGGTAAACGCTGCCGCTGGATTGATCGTGTTGACATTAATTCAAGTGGTTATGGGAACGCAGGTAAGGCAGTATATTGATGAGCAGGTAGATTTATTTGGTTATCCACTGAGCTCAGCATGGTTAGAAAATGGGCCGTTAGTTTTCTTGATTCATAGAAGTTATTCTATTTTATTAGTGGTTTTGCATGGTTGGTTTATTTATAAAGCTGTTCATACATTTCATCATCCTAAAAGATCCTACACGATTCTCGCTGTATTATTTGTGATCACGATTCTAAGTGGAGTTTTTATGAATTACTTAGATTTTCCTTTTGGATCGCAAGCCGTGCATTTGGTCATAGCTTCATTGATTCTAGGAATGCAATTTTATTTGTGGATGCGACTTAGGGTGGCGTTGAAGTGA
- a CDS encoding nucleoid-associated protein, translated as MINLFNTRIENLAIHRVGNKNKGELLLTSSNSTALDDEMHSLLKEYFLKPFRSKEEAYYSFFHEDDLEFHDMYAFAKAVFSTPASLLENSKKMAKHLYEQSEHPHIRSGEVYICYFDNVMVDNNKTDAIGIFKSEIKQEFLQFEEGETDLKMILQQGVNLNKLDKGAIIFNVEEEAGYKILSVDSNRYDAKYWLDSFLGVDVFEDENFFTKKYLKFCQDFAKDVVLPAEDKKEEVMFMNRAVNHFAKNDNFEETAFLNETLDNPDLIPEFRNYKIEKGPKHSIEDVSSFPISNTAVSAARKGIKNVINLDTHVQIKMDFTNPDSAEKYIEKGWDEEKQMYYYLVYFNREEKK; from the coding sequence ATGATCAATCTATTTAATACCAGAATTGAAAATCTTGCCATACATCGTGTAGGTAACAAAAATAAGGGTGAACTACTACTCACGTCTAGTAACAGTACTGCGCTGGACGACGAGATGCATTCCCTATTGAAGGAGTATTTCCTAAAACCATTCCGCTCTAAGGAAGAGGCTTATTATAGTTTCTTTCATGAAGATGACTTAGAGTTTCATGATATGTACGCTTTCGCGAAAGCGGTATTCTCCACACCAGCTTCTTTACTTGAAAACAGCAAGAAGATGGCAAAACACTTGTACGAGCAATCAGAGCATCCACACATACGAAGTGGTGAGGTATACATCTGTTATTTTGACAACGTAATGGTAGACAATAATAAAACGGATGCGATTGGGATTTTTAAGAGCGAGATCAAGCAAGAATTCTTGCAATTTGAAGAAGGAGAAACGGACTTAAAAATGATCTTGCAGCAAGGTGTCAATTTAAACAAATTGGACAAAGGCGCGATTATATTTAATGTAGAAGAAGAAGCCGGATACAAGATTCTTTCTGTAGATTCTAACCGTTATGATGCTAAGTACTGGCTGGATAGTTTTCTAGGAGTGGATGTATTTGAAGATGAAAATTTCTTTACAAAGAAGTATTTGAAGTTTTGTCAGGACTTTGCAAAAGACGTGGTACTACCTGCCGAAGATAAAAAGGAAGAGGTCATGTTTATGAATCGTGCGGTGAATCATTTTGCTAAAAACGATAATTTTGAAGAGACTGCCTTTTTAAATGAAACACTCGATAATCCAGATTTAATTCCAGAATTTAGGAATTATAAAATAGAAAAAGGACCTAAGCACTCCATAGAAGATGTGAGCTCCTTCCCTATTTCTAACACGGCCGTTAGTGCCGCTCGTAAAGGAATTAAAAATGTGATCAATCTAGACACGCATGTGCAAATAAAAATGGACTTTACAAATCCTGATAGTGCAGAGAAATACATTGAAAAAGGCTGGGATGAAGAAAAACAAATGTATTACTACTTAGTTTACTTTAATCGCGAGGAGAAAAAATAG
- a CDS encoding ABC transporter permease, translating into MKRLLDIEFHKFRYSKSSKVLTIIYLVIVVLLMLSGMIRISFNQFSGSLSDLGIFNFPLIWHISTYFTSFLKIFIAIVIVSLTANEYSNRTLKQNLIDGLSKKELILSKFYLATSLAILTTVVVFVASLILGLIYSDFNEPGIIFSQMGYLGAFFLAHLVFFCFCLFAGILVKRSAFALGFVFVWYIFEGILNLIARGIDAFYDTTIYEWLLHILPLNAMSNLIKQPFTKIELVQSTMKQLPMDGIQFGYDIEWLDVVSVCIWSSLFIYWSYRLLKSRDL; encoded by the coding sequence ATGAAAAGATTATTAGATATAGAATTTCATAAATTTAGATACAGTAAGAGCAGTAAGGTGCTTACTATTATTTATTTAGTGATAGTAGTTTTACTTATGTTGTCAGGAATGATAAGAATAAGTTTTAATCAATTTAGTGGTAGTTTATCTGATTTAGGGATTTTTAATTTTCCATTGATTTGGCATATTTCTACTTATTTTACAAGTTTCCTTAAGATTTTTATTGCTATTGTAATTGTTTCATTAACTGCAAATGAATATAGTAATCGAACCTTGAAACAAAATCTTATCGATGGGTTGAGTAAAAAGGAATTGATACTATCTAAATTTTACCTTGCTACTTCTCTGGCCATATTAACTACGGTTGTTGTTTTTGTAGCATCTTTAATCTTAGGGTTGATTTATTCAGATTTCAACGAGCCTGGGATCATATTTTCTCAAATGGGTTACTTAGGAGCCTTTTTCTTAGCACATTTAGTATTCTTTTGTTTTTGTTTATTTGCAGGAATACTTGTTAAAAGAAGTGCGTTTGCTTTAGGTTTTGTTTTTGTTTGGTACATTTTTGAAGGGATTTTAAACCTGATTGCAAGAGGAATTGATGCATTTTACGATACCACCATCTATGAATGGTTGTTACATATTTTACCATTGAATGCGATGTCTAATTTAATTAAACAACCGTTTACAAAGATTGAATTAGTTCAATCTACGATGAAACAGTTGCCTATGGATGGGATTCAATTCGGTTATGACATTGAGTGGCTGGATGTAGTTTCTGTATGTATATGGAGTAGTTTATTTATATATTGGTCTTATCGACTTTTGAAAAGTAGAGACTTATAA